The genomic region GGCACCTAGACCGATCCTGAAGCTTCTTGTGATCAAAGTGAGGGGGCTACTATCAATCGTACATATTTTCCAAAATGTTATCAGAATTTATTACAGATTCTGAAAAATGTGCATTATTAATTTGAATGGGAGGAGTAAcactaaaaaaattatgaaacttcAGCATAGCATGTGACTTGTAAGGAAGATGATTTCACAAGAGAAATAGCGAATGTAGTATCTCAAGGTGGTGTCATTTGACTGATATTTTCATTACATTAGCTGTGAAAGATCCAACTAAAAGAAGCAATGTAGCTTCTGAGTTTGTGTTGGCGTCGGTGTGGTAATGTCGGTTACCAATAGCATGTATTCGTTGGTTGGAACATTGGAACTTGAAGATAGCATGTCATCGTACTTAAAAACCTGATATTCCACTTGTGAGCATTACGATTAACTGTCACGCTAGACTGTAAAAACATAGGAGGAACAGCTTTCCCAAGTTACTGCCCCTTGTGGTCTGATTCCAACTAGTTTACATGAACAAAATCAATATTGTAAAGGCAAAACCGCTAGAAGTTGCATGATATTGGCATTACAATCTCGACATTTCAAAACAATGGCTTCACATACATTTTATGGAGAGATGCTGGAGAAAAAGGCTTGACGTCTTGACGATGCTCACCATATATGTAAACAGAACAGCTGTACACACCCTACAGAATAACCATATCGTCATTTCCCATAATGCATTATGCATATATCCCATATGGGCTACGGCATATGTAACCAAAACAGCTTGCACGCCAAAACCAGGTAAAAGTTAAGCCGTCTGTCAAAAGCTGCAACCTTTGATGATTGGAACGAGCTCTAGCCATAAAGATTGACACATGTAGAACAATTACATTGCCTTGTAGGCATACATGTAGCTCCTAAGCTTTCGGACTTCTGATGAGGATTCACTTAGTAGATGATCTACATAAAGGCATAGTCCTGCGCCACTGCAAGAGGTGACAATTGGATAGACATTTTGAGCATATTTCATAGAAGTAAATAATAGGAGTAAGAAAGAAACAAATGGGTTTATATATACCTTATAGGACCAAATGGAAGCCATATAACATCCCACCGGAACTTTGGCAATCTACAGCACATAAAAAAAACAATGACAAATGAGACACCAGTAGACATGTACGTAAATGGTTCAGAAGTCATTCACCGATAGCTACTACCATGTTCAATACCTAAGCATGTAATACAGCCAGAAGATGGCAAGTAAAACCCCACCAGTAAAAGAGTACCAAATCCACTGCCTATGACGGGCTGAACTCTGAATCAATCCCAGAATGGCCGTTGAGCATGCTACAACAGCTAACCAATCTGTCATGTGCAATGTTAGTAAATAGTAATAGTCGAGATGTCATTAACGGGGTAGAATAATAGCTATGTTACCACACTTTGATCGAATTATCAAGATATTGATAGTTTGATACGAAAGttgcgcggaagcggtttaaatgaataacaaacaataatgaaaaagggatatttgaccgatctagacctatagatcgttcAATGGTGATCAATttcgcaagacctattgctagtTGATCGAGTTAAtgtttgaaaacgcgtcaaacaagaaCTAGTGTTGGAACGAAACGCGTCGATCCGAATAGCACAATTGCAACAACAATTCTGTTTCTTTTCTTATTCAATATTCAATCTTTAAAACGCAGTACACCCTATGCCTTATATAGGCTTACAATCATCTAACCCTAGTATCTTTAGgagatactccctccgtcccgctcaattgttgtcctttggttttggcacaaagaccaaggaaagaggaaggggtcaattactaaatgacaagtggatcaaattgggtgtgaatgatcaaattgttcatcaagttcattcttaaaatagaaaggacaacaaatgaacgGGGGAGAGGGAGTATTATTCTTGTACAATAAGAAAACTAactttaggaaagaaataacagaAAGCAGAAATAAGTAAACTTCCTATAATCCGAACACAGCTCACCCGTGTTCGATCCCTGCCCCTTACTGAATTTTTAAATATGTCATCATGCGGAATTGTATCATAGTTGCTGCAAACGATTCCAAGTCTCAAACCAAGATTTAAGACCATGGCCTTAGCCTTAGATATAATGCAGATTAGCCATCATGAGGAAAAATGATTGCGTGAAAACAGGTAACATAAACAATTTTCTTATTCATTAGGCGTTTGAGGTTGTGGCTATAACGCAGACGGAATAAGGTTTGCATTTAGGGGACAACTACTTGAGGCAAAATTTGGACGAGAAAAATGGCTGCTAATAATGCATAGAGTTGACACAATCAGAAGAATGGCATACGCGTTTGACATGACCTACACTATTACGGAGCAAAGGTGTCCATAGATACATCACCTATCGTATTCATAGATCAAGTATTCTAGTTTTGCAGGGGAGGACAAAAATGCACATGCAATTAACTTTGGCGCACTGCCAGAGAATAACACAATAACACTTGGGGTGGGGTCTTAGTTTAAAAAAGCGCGCCTAGGCGCAAGGCGCAATGAGACACCAACCAGATCGCATCAGACACCAGGCGCACAAGGCACAACTAGTGAGGCGCACACGAGGTGCATTAGTGTGCAATtccatatttttttttcaaaattcttTTATTTTGCTCTTCTTTTCTCCCCTTTATCCTTAATTTTCACTTTTAAAAACATGTTAGccctttttaaaacaaaaaaagcGATTATTCTTGCACGAAATTTGATTGTAAAATATGGATGTTCTTTTGAAAAATCAGTGCGCCTCGTGTGCAAAAGGCGTGCGCCTTCGCCTTGCACCTTAGCATGGGCGGCCATGAGCCCGTCCATTCGGCTCGCCGCACCGGGGCCCAAGCCCGCTAAGGGCCTCCTCTGGACCAAGACGAAGATTAATAGTAATTGATGCATAGAAAGTGCACTAAACTTGCAGTGATTTAGTGGTGAAGAACTAAGTTAGAGGAATTGACAAATAGCTGgaaggtcaggggttcgattccctTACCTGACATTTGTTTTTAAATGACAACTACTATTTTGACTTATAGGTGATTTATTTTTTTTACCGTAATAATTTTCATAtatttattttcaatgaaatatatcatttcaaaaaataacactttttacgaatattttattattaataattaagttacattactccattttttaaatttaatcttatttatcaATTATTGtttcgcaaaaaaaaaaatgataatagCCGAGCTAAATGAATTAAACTAATAGAGGAATAATATGATTTGTTTTTACATCCTTTATGGGTTTTACTAGTTCAAGACacctactccctcctattctccatattcttcccctttgttggaggcacaagaattaaggaggGTAATAAAGTATGAATTGTGGGTTGGGTGGAGTTTGGTGAtagaagagaggaatgaataaaataaggaattgtgagttgggtggggtttgatgataggagagaggaatgaataattaggaattaaataaggaattgtgagttgaatggggtttggtgataggagagaggaatgaataaaataagattaaaagttttcaaaaaaggaaaggggaagaaaacctgaataatccgttttaggaaatagggaagaaaatggagaataggagggagtaataaattCCGCTTTATAAATTTCAAATACTTGgtatttgataatttaaaattaCGCCGTCGTCAAATATTAAAGGCATCAAATAATAGGTTCGCATTTGTAAGACTCGGAATTTATGAGAGGATTATGACAAGGCCACAAGGGTGTTCATATAATACATAAAAAAATACGTTTGCATATAACTTGAAAAATATGAGACGATTATAACAGGGCCTTTATATAACATTTGGAACAGGGCCACGAAATTCTATTGGCCGCCCCTGCACCTTAGCCCCTTGGGACCCCATCACCTCAGTGCGCCTTGCGCCTTCTCAAACTACGGGTAGGGTAGAATAGACATTGTCAGATCTTTGGCATAATTATATGACGTACCAAATACTAAGCGCCTCCTCAAACTAAGGGTGGGGTAGAATAGACATTGTCAGATCTTTGGCATAATTATATGACGTACCAAATACTAAGTCAATCGTCAGGAAAAAACAAATGTTCAGTGACATAACAGCTACAAATTTAAAAAAGGGAAACATCAAGTAGAAGTAGGACCTGAAAGTATGAGCAGCCGTGAATCGATGTCCTCCATGAAATAAGCATGATAACGCTGTCCAATCAAACGTAGATAGAACAATTTTAGAAATGATTCACTCATTCACTGTCGGCACAATCCAGTACTAGCTAAGGCAATTAAGTCTTGCTTATGAATTACGATAAATCTGTCCGTAAGAAAACTATGTGTTGCTACTACTAAAGTTGCTCAAGTCCATCCAACGTTGACTCGTGTcccttctcatattctcaacgcTTCATAAAATTCCAGAATTAGTACTACTACTCAGTTATTCTCATGTAACATGGTATGATTGCCGTGGAGTCTTTTTCAGTTTTTTCTGAAATACCATGTCTCACAATATTACCGTCTGAGACGATTTATCAAGCACCAACAATAAAGATAAACCTTTGAATATACTAGTCTACTAATTCTACTGAAAATAAGGAAAGCAGAAGACTTTACCAACTCCCATGGATGAGCTGTCTGATGATAGATGGAGAAGAGGAGAAACGCAATGTAACACGATATCAACACCGTGAAAACAGTCTGGAAACACAAAAACACCCATATTCCAGATTCAGTTTCTTACCATATtcctttattttaattttatataaagCAAAATAGCTCGCTAAGCTGGCTACACGTGAACCAACAGTCAACTAAATACAGTTCTCAACGCAAATTTCATTTTGGATCATCCGGAAACAACCCTCTTATCCCACTTACCCCACAACTTGCAGTCAGCAATTGAGGCACGGGGGTAATGTTATTGTCGTAAGCCTAGAAACTAACCTTAGGATGAAACTTACAGTTTCGCAACAATAAAATCAAGCTAAAGCACGATTCTTCAGACATCTGTAAAAACAAAACCATCaaaaaaagggaagataaaaTAGTAATACCCTCCATAAACGACTTTGATGGGCATGCAATTTTTCGAGGGATCGAACCAACTCTTCTTGTTCTGAACAGTGGCAACAATCAATTTCAATATAGACAGTGAAAATGTTATGTGCAGATATACtttcgtctcaatcatttgtttacttttgattaaaatatccGTCACAGATAATAACgagtgtaaataaatgattgagacggagagaGCAAGAACCTTGTGTGTCGATGGGGCGGGAGTCGTCGACAGTAGGAAGAGATAAATCGTCATCTTGGGTTTGATCGTGGAGAGACTTGTTCCATTTTCTTGCCAATTTCTTCATCGCTGTGCTCTCTTCTTTTCTGTTTTCAGTTTTTTGTCTTCCACGCTTAAGGTCTGGTCTAGGAATGACCCTTATGGCCTAAACCGAAACCGATTTGACttgaaagaaatttttttttatccAAATACAACTCTTAATAACCCATATTCGATTCACTAATTAAAACCATATTCAAATCCATTATTGAAAAACCGGAACCAGATTCATTCGTGCCTAAACCCGATCCAAtcaaatatttttgaaaatttaagGTTTCTTGAACTTGAACTTGAATTTTCAATTTTGTCATATAAAATGATTTTTTATGAATTAAGTTTCGAATCGGGTTGTGGATTATATGGTGGATCGGGAATGTATTTGGAGCGGGTatggatttgaaaaaaaaaaaagtataaaggATCGGATATAGATTTGAACATTTTGGATATAGAGCGGGTTTGGATATAGATCGGTGATAAGTGGATCGAGTATAGTTGTTGTAAAACTCGATCCATAACCATCCCTAATCCGATCTGGTAAAACTAGAGTTGAGATGACAAACAACGACATTACACGGGCCTGATACGAAAATTAATAAGTTTGTGTTGAGGTACAATGACCTATTTATGTGAGCGGCTCGACACGATATTTTAATGGGTTGAGTTATCTGAATACAAACCTGACACGAACgacctatttactaaattaattttattttcttgGTTCCTCCATGGCTCCATGTATATCTTATATCTATACTTTCCAAATATCACATGAGACAAATCCCGACACAAAATTAACGTGTTAGGGTCGAGGTTTAATAACCTAGTTATGTAAGTTCgacactgtaataccccgtattttatataatcaattaaacggatctTATCATATATtaaattattatacattttatattactaattaagtcgggttaattgtttagtcgataattacgttaggttattttacttgactcgagtcgtatcgatctaagttaattaagacgggtttatatagaattcgaaatgtgagctaacccatttgagttggcccaataactCATTCgacccatttaaccctaaaccTTAACCCTAATAGtgtaccctaaccctaatagtacctacccaacccgcctccctcactacacactccctcaacccgcctcccttcttcatcagcACCAACATCAAccttcacgcatagagagagagagagagagtgagctggGTGTTGACGGCACAGCAAGGAAGCCCTTAGGGTGGTTGGCGatgaccgtgggtggccctggtggctgttggtggtggcagaaaaaggtaagagcaacTCCTTTCCTCTGTTTTCGTATTTTCTGTCGTGTGTTGGTGGTtgttgcgtgtcttagggaggggataagggtggttggtgtcggggtaatggtaatgggtggttagtgacgagtgtagtggtggtggttatggtggttttgggtggtgatagTGACGGTGAAAGGCGGCAGCGACAAGGGGGCAAAGAACGGGTTTATTTATGTCTTCAGGCAAGTTTAGACGgataggtttggggtggcgccaccgtggactagggggaggtcgaaacggtggtgctatggtgtctgtgtgcgtgggttggcggcgagcaGAAGGGTGGTGATAGAATAGTGTATTGTTGACAGCGGTGGTGGCCGAGGGGTGGTGTAGGCTCTTtgtggtgaggcacggtggtgaaccaggccttATGGCAGCCCTGGTTcaactcgccggcggcagtcgaccaggctggtggtggttgttggtggtggggtcgaagtggggagcatggctggtggttgtcacggtggttcaggcggcgcgtgaggagtGAGGGCGAGAGTGAAGGCGTGGGTTGTGTTTAATcgggttattcgaattgttttagttttgaaacgggttttcatagtttaaatcattataattcgttaattggtcgtattcttaattaattaatttaattcccgagttatttaaataattaaagacgggttttgagtcgggttgttaaaagagaaaagttactataacgggaaagtttccattttaagaaattctactttagtaactttctattttgggaagttggggcagatactaatcgggttattttagttatcagttgggcataagtttggtgtcgggattgtatttcgggaaagcttctattttgggagatttcaaGATT from Silene latifolia isolate original U9 population chromosome 3, ASM4854445v1, whole genome shotgun sequence harbors:
- the LOC141647456 gene encoding uncharacterized protein LOC141647456 isoform X2, with amino-acid sequence MTIYLFLLSTTPAPSTHKTVFTVLISCYIAFLLFSIYHQTAHPWELRYHAYFMEDIDSRLLILSDWLAVVACSTAILGLIQSSARHRQWIWYSFTGGVLLAIFWLYYMLRLPKFRWDVIWLPFGPISGAGLCLYVDHLLSESSSEVRKLRSYMYAYKAM
- the LOC141647456 gene encoding uncharacterized protein LOC141647456 isoform X1 gives rise to the protein MKKLARKWNKSLHDQTQDDDLSLPTVDDSRPIDTQEQEELVRSLEKLHAHQSRLWRTVFTVLISCYIAFLLFSIYHQTAHPWELRYHAYFMEDIDSRLLILSDWLAVVACSTAILGLIQSSARHRQWIWYSFTGGVLLAIFWLYYMLRLPKFRWDVIWLPFGPISGAGLCLYVDHLLSESSSEVRKLRSYMYAYKAM